One window from the genome of Microcoleus sp. AS-A8 encodes:
- a CDS encoding glycosyltransferase, with protein sequence MTDVAIFLMDLDGGGAERVMINLARGFSGQGLKVDLVLVKVEGPYLSQLPPNVRVVKLDSSRLIFSLPALARYLKQEQPPVLISALEDTNMVALWAKKLAGISTQVVVTVHNHLSREAKNATTLKRRFTPQFVKWFYPWADTIVAVSQGVAENLVDMGLPSVKIKAIYNPIVTPELSEKLQESIAHPWFSPSQPPVILGVGRLEKQKDFPTLIHAFARVRQQHQARLMILGEGGERSHLESLVQELGLTEDVVFGGFVANPYAYMARATVLVLSSAWEGFGNVLVEAMAAGTPVVSTDCESGPAEILANGQYGKLVAVGDSEGMAKAIAQTLEEAPDSKLLQERADEFSLDKALTQYQQLLPIK encoded by the coding sequence ATGACTGATGTAGCAATTTTCTTGATGGATCTTGACGGCGGTGGAGCTGAGAGAGTTATGATTAATTTAGCTCGTGGTTTTAGCGGACAGGGGCTAAAAGTAGACCTAGTTTTAGTTAAGGTAGAAGGTCCCTATCTGTCCCAGCTTCCCCCAAACGTGCGAGTTGTAAAGTTGGACAGTTCCCGACTGATTTTCAGCCTTCCTGCTCTAGCACGCTATCTCAAACAAGAGCAACCTCCAGTCCTAATTTCTGCTCTAGAAGACACAAATATGGTGGCTCTTTGGGCAAAGAAATTGGCAGGTATCTCTACTCAAGTGGTTGTGACTGTACACAATCATCTTTCCCGTGAAGCCAAAAATGCTACTACGCTCAAGCGGCGATTCACACCCCAATTTGTTAAGTGGTTTTACCCTTGGGCCGATACGATTGTGGCTGTGTCGCAGGGTGTAGCTGAGAACCTGGTAGATATGGGTTTGCCCTCAGTAAAGATCAAAGCCATCTACAATCCCATCGTCACCCCAGAGTTAAGTGAAAAACTTCAGGAATCTATTGCTCACCCGTGGTTTTCACCGAGTCAACCTCCCGTGATTTTAGGAGTGGGACGCCTGGAAAAACAAAAGGATTTTCCGACTCTAATCCATGCCTTTGCCAGAGTAAGGCAACAGCACCAAGCCCGATTGATGATTTTGGGTGAAGGAGGTGAACGTTCTCATCTGGAATCTCTGGTGCAGGAACTGGGTTTGACGGAGGATGTGGTTTTCGGCGGCTTTGTTGCTAACCCCTATGCCTACATGGCGCGAGCTACTGTACTTGTTCTCTCCTCGGCTTGGGAGGGTTTTGGCAATGTCCTGGTGGAAGCTATGGCGGCAGGAACTCCAGTTGTTTCTACTGATTGTGAAAGTGGACCGGCTGAAATTTTGGCAAACGGGCAGTACGGGAAATTAGTCGCTGTGGGAGATAGCGAGGGGATGGCAAAAGCGATCGCCCAAACCTTAGAGGAAGCTCCAGACTCCAAGTTGCTACAAGAAAGAGCAGATGAATTTTCATTAGACAAAGCTCTTACACAATATCAGCAGTTATTGCCTATTAAGTAA
- a CDS encoding O-antigen ligase family protein → MNPLLNFLEKRFTIFALLFLSGVLRCQSLFSDPDPKADATGASNPLDPVMSLFQHGIYVVTLLLLLARWQGSIRTALRDPLVWLLTGTAMLSFLWSDFSSWSLAKGITTLQTVYFGLYMASRFTLKQQLQMLGWALGIIAVFSLLFTFAFHGAAVEAGANAGAWRGPFVQKNVLARIVVLGAIVFLLLALDSRRHRYWLLGGFGLCVLLILLTGSKTALLLFLLIVLLLPLYKALRWRDTKVIPLIITLILVAGSLAVLVTGNWENILLGMGRDPTLSGRTDLWELAIELISERPALGYGYQGFWQTGGGAEIIWKAEGYKPPHAHNGFVNITLDLGLIGLFLFLLTIAVTYFRAIAWLRTGKTTVELWPIFYVTFFFMYNHSENTIVEHNSLFWALLVAVALSMKRVRRIHPEESATYPEYKRLVEPI, encoded by the coding sequence ATGAACCCACTGTTAAATTTTCTGGAAAAGAGATTTACAATTTTTGCCCTGCTCTTTTTATCAGGAGTTTTGCGCTGCCAAAGCTTATTCAGTGACCCAGATCCCAAAGCTGATGCTACTGGCGCATCTAATCCTTTAGATCCTGTGATGTCACTGTTCCAGCATGGAATTTATGTAGTTACATTACTCCTACTTCTTGCTCGATGGCAGGGTTCCATTCGTACGGCTTTAAGAGACCCACTCGTTTGGCTCTTAACGGGAACTGCCATGCTGTCATTCCTCTGGTCTGATTTCTCCTCTTGGTCACTAGCCAAGGGCATCACTACATTGCAAACAGTCTACTTTGGGCTGTACATGGCGTCACGTTTCACCTTGAAGCAGCAGCTACAGATGTTGGGATGGGCTTTGGGCATTATCGCTGTATTTTCTCTACTGTTTACCTTCGCGTTTCACGGTGCTGCTGTAGAAGCTGGGGCGAATGCAGGAGCTTGGCGGGGACCATTTGTGCAGAAAAATGTCCTAGCCCGCATTGTGGTGCTTGGAGCAATCGTTTTCTTACTGCTTGCTTTAGACAGTCGCAGACATCGTTACTGGTTATTGGGTGGCTTCGGTCTTTGTGTTCTTCTTATTCTCTTGACAGGCTCCAAAACGGCTTTACTGCTCTTTTTATTGATAGTACTTCTTCTGCCCCTCTACAAGGCTTTGCGGTGGAGAGACACAAAAGTAATTCCTCTAATCATTACCCTGATTTTGGTAGCAGGAAGTCTTGCGGTCTTGGTTACAGGTAACTGGGAAAACATACTGCTCGGTATGGGACGAGATCCAACCCTTAGCGGTCGTACCGATCTTTGGGAATTGGCAATTGAATTGATTTCAGAACGCCCTGCGCTAGGTTATGGATATCAGGGCTTCTGGCAAACAGGAGGAGGGGCTGAGATTATTTGGAAAGCAGAAGGGTATAAGCCACCTCATGCTCATAACGGTTTTGTCAATATAACGCTTGATTTAGGTCTGATAGGGCTGTTCCTTTTTCTCTTGACTATTGCTGTAACCTATTTTCGAGCAATCGCTTGGTTAAGAACTGGTAAAACGACTGTAGAACTATGGCCAATCTTTTACGTCACCTTCTTTTTTATGTACAACCACAGTGAGAACACAATAGTTGAGCATAACTCCCTCTTTTGGGCTTTATTGGTCGCGGTGGCTCTGTCTATGAAGCGTGTAAGGCGGATTCACCCCGAAGAAAGTGCCACCTATCCCGAATATAAAAGACTCGTTGAACCTATTTAA
- a CDS encoding glycosyltransferase yields MPNNPLVSILINNYNYGRFLPEAIDSALNQTYSNVEVIVVDDGSTDNSQEIIKSYGERVIPILKQNGGQASAFNAGFAASRGEIICFLDSDDIWKPEKVAEVVKAFAEHSDIGWCFHSIEFINSSPQKISQIPYKGTSGKYDLSTYMKRGKLKNKIPQFNFATSGMCFNRSLLNQILPMPEVIRITSDDYIKYIAFGVSPGFIALKDLAFQRIHDNNAYTFRSDKQKLRAKIHVLTAYWMKVNFPILSKFTNNLFATGINLYWCSGGIDAEDQKLVKSYLSSATPLEIFEIYGRASYYRLKP; encoded by the coding sequence TTGCCTAATAACCCTTTAGTTAGCATTCTGATAAACAATTACAACTACGGTCGTTTTCTTCCTGAAGCCATTGATAGTGCTTTGAACCAGACTTACTCTAATGTTGAGGTTATTGTAGTTGATGACGGCTCCACTGATAATTCCCAAGAAATTATCAAAAGTTACGGAGAGCGAGTTATACCAATCCTAAAGCAAAACGGTGGTCAGGCTTCGGCTTTCAATGCAGGATTTGCAGCTAGTCGGGGAGAAATTATCTGTTTTTTAGACTCCGATGATATTTGGAAACCTGAAAAAGTGGCAGAAGTTGTTAAAGCTTTTGCCGAGCATTCAGACATTGGATGGTGTTTTCATTCTATAGAATTTATTAATTCAAGCCCTCAAAAAATATCTCAAATCCCCTATAAAGGAACATCTGGAAAATACGATTTAAGTACTTATATGAAGCGAGGAAAATTAAAAAATAAAATTCCTCAATTCAATTTTGCAACTTCGGGCATGTGCTTTAATCGTTCGCTATTAAATCAAATTCTTCCCATGCCAGAAGTTATTAGAATCACTAGCGATGATTACATTAAATACATTGCTTTCGGGGTGAGTCCAGGTTTTATAGCATTGAAAGACTTAGCTTTCCAGAGAATACATGATAACAATGCCTATACCTTCAGAAGTGATAAGCAAAAACTCAGAGCTAAAATACACGTCCTTACAGCGTACTGGATGAAGGTTAATTTTCCAATATTATCTAAATTTACAAATAATCTCTTTGCAACAGGAATTAACCTTTATTGGTGCAGTGGAGGTATTGACGCCGAAGACCAGAAGCTTGTCAAAAGCTATCTATCATCAGCAACCCCATTAGAAATCTTTGAGATTTATGGGAGGGCTTCCTACTACCGCCTAAAGCCATGA
- a CDS encoding flippase has translation MQKKISLTIQNFSPNLRKILSNASWLIAERVLRMAVGFFILAWMARYLGVDEFGLLNYAISFVIIFATIAHLGLNHFVVRDSVSEPSRKDEILGTAFLLRLMSGIAAFLLVTGIIFFLRPDDQLSRIVVVIVAATLLFQEFNVIDDWFQSQVQSKYAVSARNTAFIIMTLVRVILIQSKAPLIGFALAYSIESALTVIGLVIAYQVSGQKIQAWRGKWLRAKNLMKVSWPLIFSNLAIMVYLYIDQIMLGQLADNKAVGVYAAAVRLSETWPFMATAIVSSAAPSIIAAKQVSETLYYEKIQKVCNFLELLVYSIAIPMTFFSTPLVVLIFGQEYAPAGGILSIHIWSSLFVFLGYVKNIWIATEELTGFAVAASTLGAAMNIVLNILLIPRYQGIGAAIATVISYGCADYVMCFLYPPARKFAWVMTKAIGLNGITMMMKGKA, from the coding sequence ATGCAAAAAAAAATCAGTCTAACCATTCAAAATTTCAGCCCTAATTTACGTAAAATTCTCAGCAACGCTAGTTGGTTAATCGCTGAGCGAGTCTTACGTATGGCTGTAGGTTTTTTTATCCTTGCCTGGATGGCTCGTTATTTGGGAGTGGATGAGTTTGGGCTTTTAAACTACGCGATTTCTTTTGTCATAATTTTTGCCACTATTGCTCATTTGGGTTTAAACCATTTTGTGGTGCGTGACTCTGTGAGTGAACCCTCTAGGAAGGATGAAATCCTAGGGACTGCTTTTTTATTGCGGTTGATGAGTGGAATAGCAGCTTTCTTATTAGTAACTGGAATCATTTTTTTCCTACGCCCTGATGATCAATTGAGTCGCATTGTAGTAGTCATTGTTGCAGCAACTCTACTGTTTCAAGAATTTAACGTTATAGATGATTGGTTTCAATCCCAGGTTCAATCAAAATATGCAGTTTCAGCAAGGAACACTGCTTTCATCATCATGACGCTGGTTAGGGTTATCTTGATCCAAAGCAAAGCTCCCTTGATAGGCTTTGCTTTGGCATATTCGATAGAAAGTGCTTTAACTGTTATTGGTTTAGTGATTGCTTATCAAGTGAGTGGACAAAAAATTCAGGCTTGGCGTGGCAAGTGGTTGCGTGCCAAAAACCTGATGAAGGTAAGCTGGCCGCTAATATTTTCTAACTTAGCCATCATGGTTTATTTATACATTGACCAAATCATGTTAGGGCAATTAGCAGATAATAAGGCTGTTGGTGTGTATGCAGCAGCGGTGCGGTTATCCGAAACTTGGCCTTTTATGGCAACGGCAATTGTATCCTCAGCAGCTCCTTCTATCATTGCCGCAAAGCAGGTTAGCGAAACACTTTACTACGAAAAAATTCAAAAAGTTTGTAATTTTCTAGAATTGCTAGTCTATTCAATAGCTATCCCTATGACTTTTTTTTCAACCCCTCTAGTAGTCTTAATTTTTGGTCAAGAGTATGCTCCTGCCGGAGGAATATTGTCAATCCATATATGGTCATCACTATTTGTTTTTTTGGGTTATGTCAAAAACATTTGGATAGCGACAGAGGAGTTAACTGGATTTGCTGTAGCTGCTAGTACTCTTGGTGCTGCAATGAATATTGTACTTAATATATTGCTAATACCTAGATATCAGGGAATAGGTGCTGCGATCGCAACAGTTATTTCCTATGGATGTGCGGATTACGTGATGTGTTTTCTCTATCCACCAGCGCGTAAGTTTGCTTGGGTAATGACTAAAGCTATAGGATTAAATGGAATTACTATGATGATGAAAGGTAAAGCTTAA